The following is a genomic window from Synechococcus sp. JA-2-3B'a(2-13).
ACTGTCGGCCCTGTCAAGGCTGCAATCTCTTCCGTGGCCTGACCCATAAACTTTGCCAAGGCCACCACCGCCAAAGCCGCACAGAGGAAGACCAGGTTGGGATCCCAGCCCCGGAAGTGCCCCACCCAAGATAGGGGAACCCCCAACAGCAGCAGGAACATTATGCTGTTCAGACCTCTCTGCCAACCTGATGCAGAGCGATCCGGCGAAACCAAAGGATTTGCGTTAGCCAGGGTCATGGTTCACAAGGGGAAAATAAGGTAGCGAGGCTGTTTGGGTTTCGGGGATCCGCGCCCCCTATGGCCAGAGGCGGCCACCATGAGGCCATCTCCAAGAGTCTAGCGGCTGCGAGGGGAGGTTGGATAGGTGCTGCTGGCTAGAGGGAGATAACCCGGTTGCGCTGCAACTGCCGGGCGATCTCGGCTCCCAATTGATCGGACAGATGCTGGGGATCGGCGATTTTCAAAAAACTGCTGCCCTCTACCTCAAAGGGAAAGGATCCCTCGATGCCGTCGCGGGGGAGTTGTACCAGCAGCAATTGTTCGGGGCGCTTCGATTGCAGGGCATAGCCCAACTCCAGACAGACCTGAGGGCTGGGTAGGGGACGCCCCCGGCCATTCACCTGCACAGGGGTTACATCGGCCACCACCAGCAGCGCGTGCTTGAGCTTGCGAATCAAGGCCGCATCGATGAGCGGGGTCTCAGCCTCAGCGGGAAGGGATCCCTGAAGCTGTAGGGGCACAACCGGCCCGTGGTTGCGATTGAGGGTCTCTACCACGGCTTGCAATGCCCGGTGCAGAGTGGCGCTGGAGTCGGGGTAATCCGATTGGCCGCAGAAGTAGATGACCGGCTCGGTCATGTTCAGAGTGGCCCGCTTATTAAAGTAGATCTCGCGGCTAATTAAATCGAGGTTGGAGATGCTGTAGGCACCGCTGCCCTCGATGTAAAACTCCACCAGCTCTCCTTCCAGGTAGCGCTGCCACCACAGGGAAGCCTTCACCTGCTCCACATCGTCGAGAAAGTCGGCCCGCATCGCCGTTTTCAAGAGGCCGGTACGGCTCAGGCGCAGGTCGGGGGCCCTCTGTTGGACTTGGGAAGCAGACAACACCGAATCCAAATACCAGGCTTTCAGGACGATGATCGCCATGGGATCCCTCTGCGCTCAGCCTTAAAGGTACGTGACATACTCCCACACTCATGCTGACGCAAAGCGCTCCGCGCCGCTAGCGCGAAAAGGACGTTTCCTGCGCTTGAGGACTACGTCCCGCTGACGCGAAAAGAACGGGATGCCCCACCGCCCTGTGCTTGATGTTGATGGCCGCATGGTGGTCGCGTCCTAGTTCTAGCCCACAATGGGAACAAGAATGCCATCTGTCTTGAATCGCTTTCGGTACTCTTTGACCGCACCGAGAGCAGTTTTGACTGCTGCCGTTGGGATTCACTGCAATCGCCCTCAGCCCAGCTCTTTCAGCCTTGACTGCCAGCATTTGCAGAAATTGTCCCCACCCAGCATCATAGGTAGATTTTGCTAGTCGGGTTCTAGCAACACCTTTGATATTCAGGGCTTCGTACCCAATATGTTTGCCCTTGCTTACCAGCCAGTTCGCTGTTTTGTCATGAAAATCTTTGCGCTGAGATAGTGGTTAGTGGATAGTCACTATTCACTATCCACTGGTCACTATCCACTAGTCACTAGCCATAGGCGGTTTGACCCTTTCTTCTTGCGAGACACTGCCCGCTGCAGTCTCTTTAACCGCTTTTGGGCTCTGCGGTAATACTGGGGAACTGGAACAGACTCCCCCGCGTCGGTCACCAAAAAGGAGTCCAGTCCCACGTCGATCCCCATCGTGTTCTCCAGTGTTGGCGGGTCAGGGGTAAATACGGGGACAGATGAATCTTGCAGGCTCAAGGTCACATACCACCCGTCTGCCTTGCG
Proteins encoded in this region:
- a CDS encoding RNA-guided endonuclease InsQ/TnpB family protein, with amino-acid sequence MVSKGKHIGYEALNIKGVARTRLAKSTYDAGWGQFLQMLAVKAERAGLRAIAVNPNGSSQNCSRCGQRVPKAIQDRWHSCSHCGLELGRDHHAAINIKHRAVGHPVLFASAGRSPQAQETSFSR